The sequence below is a genomic window from Uranotaenia lowii strain MFRU-FL chromosome 2, ASM2978415v1, whole genome shotgun sequence.
CTTCTTGATTTGTTGTGAACGAAACTGTGTTGTAAATGGACCTAAGTATGCAACCACTCCAGAAGCTACCAAAACATCTCCAGTCAAATTATCGTATACCGTTCCAAGGTTTTCCGCAGCTTTCTCCCAGCGATCTTTTTCACCACCCAGGCCAGTAATAATCTCAGTTGCGCGCTCAAGCTTTTTCATGCACAGATCGACATTAGCTTGCAACTTAGCGTGTTGTTGGATTTGTTCGTCTAGCTTTCTCTGTAGTTCAGCTAAGTTATTTTCCACAATGGCAAGTTGCTCAAGCTTTGCATTCAATATGGCCATGGCATCATTGTATTTCCCATCGGCTTCTCTAAGAGCTGCCTTCTTCGGGGCAATCTCTTTGGCGACTACGTCATATTTCACAATTGCCAAGATCCACTTGCAGAGACCTTCGCATGCTGTGGAAGCTACTTTAACCTTCTCGGGGTCGAAGCTTTCATTTGTCAATATCCGTTCTTCCAGTTTTTGAATAACCCTTGGCGGTATGTcatctttttcgaaattgagTAAACCGTCTAAAAATTTCATATCGCCCAGTACCTTTTTGGAGGGTCCCCAATAGTCCTCAACCATACCCATACCGGACTGGGCTGCTACACGGTCCGGTTTAATGTCCTTCAAGATGCAAATACCTTCCATAACTATTCGCACACCAATCGGTGGACTTTTCATTGTTTTGACAATAGTTATATCAGCTGGAGTCAGTGTGTTCAAAGCCTCTTCTGCAGATCTTAAAATTGGCATAGCTAACTCGAGTTTGGCATCGCAAACTTCTCGTATCTCATTTGCGGCAGCTGCCTGTTCCTGGGCAATCGCTTCGTCTTTCTTGACCTGTTCCCTCTGTACGGCCGCAACCTCACTGTCTGCTTGAACCTTAGCCATCTGTTGGGCGACGGTTTCGGCAGCAATTTTGAGCTGTGGCTGTACAGCTTCAAGCTGTTCTTGCATTACCCCGACCTGTTGGGCAGCGATCTCCAGCTGTTTGAGACCAGTCAAGTAACGATTCTTACCAGTCAAAACTTCCCTGAAATGTTAAAGCAAACTAAGAAAAACTTCTTAcataaataatatttataataaaatcattacGTTCGTTTTTTATCGAGCAACGATTTGAAGGTATGAATCAGTTCCAAATACGATGTGGGAGTCACGTAGTTATGTCTATTCAAACGAATCATAAACTCTTCCGATAATGTCTGCGTAGATGTATGAAATTCCATACACATATCAATACAAGCGTTCCGTTCGTGTTCCGGCATTTCAACGGTTGATAAAAATTTAGTCGCCACTGCAACGAGAGCATCCTTCGGCCAAGGTTGAAACCAATCGATGGTACAGCAGTTGACAATAGACGGAAATTTTCTAACTCGATTACGGAAGGCGTTGCCGATTGGCGACATGGACAATATGATATGCAACTGATCGCGAACAATCTGCACAAAAGATCAATAACTATGTATGTGTTTCGATCATCTAGATATTCAACATCTTACCGTTACAAACATGTTAAAGAGTGCCACTGGACTTCCATCTGTTTGCTGAGATTTCTCTTTTTGACGATCTATTTGCCGCATTTTTTCAACAATCTCGGCTTTTTCTTCATTATTGAACAAGTTTGGAATCTCTCCTGAGTTCAACAGATTGTTGACATCTTCCAAAAATGTTTCTTCCTTGATTTGAGTGTCggtaaaaagaaatgaaatatgTTGGTCGGACGATGctacttttttcaacaagtttttcATGTCTTCTCGCCACTCGTTCATTCCATATTGCCGAGATATTTCAAcctattttaacataaaaaaaacctatgaGGTCCCGTAATAGGGGCTAAGCATCGCAAATGAATACCTGGAAAAGCTCGTGAGAACATATATGAGATGCAATTCTAGCTAATGATTGCCTTCCCGAGCCACCCATTCCAATAAGCAGAGCGTGACTTCTAGGTTGCTTTATGATACGAGAGATTCTCGACAAATGTTCGATAGCAAAGCGGAACAATACCAAGGTCATCGGCTTCTTTGACATATTGTTGAACTCGACTAAATAGGACTCAACTACGAAACCCAACTCTTCCATCTCCAAAACTTCTAGGTAGAGTTTGGTATCCGCCTTTGGATTTGTAAAATCACAAAACATTAGGGCCCGCAAATGATGCTCTTTTAACTGACCACCAACTGTATAGGtatcaaacaaattctttggaTCTTCATGCATGTACTTGTCAATGACGGTGCAAAGTTCTTGGAATAGCCACTCTCTGTCTTCATCGTCGACAAGGCGGTCTCCGTAGACTCTCAATATTTCGTGAGCCCAGAGTCTTCTTATACAGTTGAGAGTTTCCGTACCTTCAGGTACAGATAACAGCACACCCtagaagatttaaattttctatgtacCTTCACTTCTCTTTTCGATTGAAACCGATAAACCATACCTGTATAACTCTGGAAAAGTCACGTAGATTAAACAGATAATGACATTTTGCGGGGGTGGGTAACAGTACTTTTCTTGCTTCACGATAGATTTGCAACGTCGAAAGTACAATTTCATCGATACAGGGATCGAATTCTTTGGAAAAACCTCTGGTATCTAAATGCCACAAAACTATCTTGCTGAAGATACCAGTTAAGGTATCGTCGTCGAATTCATCTAGAGCAATCGATAGAAAGTGTCTCGAAAATCTCGGTGTGACCGTGTTGCCAGTACTCGGCGGTCCCATGGCACACATGACCTGCAGATCGACTAATTTCATAGGAACCACTTCTTTTCTGTCGTACCACATAGCATGATCTAAAAACATTCGAACGATCTCGATTGGTGGCTGTGCTCCATACGTTTCCTTCTGGGGCATCGACACGTCATCGATGAACACAACACACTTCTTTCCCAATGGAGGGCCGAATACACCTTTGCGCCGCTTATCCAACTTAGACATAATGATATCCTGTACCTGGTTGGCCGATGTTTGAGCCGAGAAGCTTATCAACAACGGCTTGTAGATATTGGTATCATTTCGTTTCAGTAGAAAGTCTATCGTGTATACGCTTTTTCCAGTTCCGGTTGGCCCAACGAGTAGAACTCCTTTTCGGTGCTGAACAAGCAGTTCTAGCAGATGTGTTATTCGTATGGTTTCCACAGTTGGAACAATAATCTGGTTCACGGGCACATCTCTTGGGATAGAAGCACTGTGTGCGATTTCCTCTGCCCAAGGTCGCCATTTTCCTTTTCCTTCTCTCGTATATTGATAATCGAAGACGGTTCCTCCACGAGgaatttggaatatgaatggCTTGGTTAGAGGAGGTACGTGCAGATTTTGTGGAATATGAAATTTGTCATTCAGTTCTTCGGGGAAATTTTTCTCGGTGAGCGCGCGGAACAGTTCACTGAACTTTTCGCGGCTTTCCGTCTCTAGTGGTCCTCCGATAGCCCAAAtgcaagaaaagaaaaacacgCCTTCCAGCTGTGCTCGTACATCGACTTCGGACACCGTTTTCATGTAGGCCTCATTGCTATAGTCATCCAAGAAGCAATCGAAGAGGTTCATCAATGACTTCACAAGGTTCGAATCGGAAGTGGGCATCATTTCACGCAACCCACCCTTGCGAACGAACCACAGCAGAATGGGACAGAACCGCATGAACATCTGTGTAATCCCTTGTTTGTTGACCGAATGAAGGGACTCGGGCAAAGTATTTTTCCAAGACTCTAGTAAAGGCTCCCACCCCAATGACGTTGGCTCCAAATAAATCATTCCACAGCGGGATACCGTTGCTGGAGACGCTGCATCGAGATCCATTAcctcaaatattaaatttgttgtGTTAGCCAATTGAATAATTTCACCCGACATCAAACAAAGCTTTTTGTTATCATCCAATACGGTGTTCATATTTTCAATCCAAATTGCATCTACGGGTCCGTCGAAGATCAACCATTTCCTATCTAGAGTAGTGCTGACTGCAAATTGTCGATAGCTTACAGCTAAAATACCGTCGCTCCATTCATGTGATACAGCATCGAATTGACCGTAGAGCTGCCCCATTGTGATTGCTTTCGGATTCATAATTGTAAATATTGCTCGATGTTCATCCATTTCGCCTTGTTCTTCAATATACAATAATGCTTCCGCAAGCATTCGATAAGCTGATGTTTTGCCTCCGAATGGGGGACCCACCAGCATTAAACCATGCCGAACTACGATCATCTCGTAAAGTTGTTGTACCTTCTCGAGGAACGCCGGAGTGCACTGTAAGTTGTTATGTGTGCATGCTTTCTGAACAGCCAGGTCGAATACCACATAGTCTGGTTCAGGTAATTTTATTCCAGGGAATAAATCAGAAATGATACCTTGGAACAAAGGAACATCCTGTTCCAAGAATTTAGCCAAATTTACATCTTTAATCGACCTCAGAATAAGTATGTCCTCCAGTTCGTCAGGATAACGCAGCTTCAATGCTCCAGCTGCCTTCAATACTGATTTCACAGCACGCATTCCATAATCGTAGTGTGGCTGAGAACTGAGTTGTTCGGAACACAACCTATAGGTAGCAACGATTTTCACTGCTAAAGGCTTGGCGTTCAAAAATCCATATGAATATAGCTCTATTTCCGAAATCAACGCATAGTCGGGCACCATCATTGCTACCGAGCGGAACAACGCTTTCAAGTTGTCCGGTAGCTCCGAACGACCAGCATAACCCGGGTTCATTGTAATGAACACGGCACATGTGGGATCTAGATTAAGAAGAGTTCCTTCAAATATAAGCGTATTTGAGCCCGAATTGATAGCTCGCTGAATAGTAAGAATTTGTTGAGCAACCACGGATAGCACTTCCAAGTCTATACGATTGAACTCATCGAAGCAGGACCAAGCGCCACAGGATGCCAGACCCTTGAAGAACTTGCCCAGCGCGATGTAGTCCAATCCATCGGAACAGTTAAAAACGACACACTGCTTAGCAACAGCTTTAGCCAAATCTTTGGTTGTTTCAGTTTTTCCTGTTCCGGCTGGTCCTTCCGGGGCTCCTCCCAAATGCAAGTGCAATGCACCAAATAGTGTCCGGTAGCATCGATCTGTCAGAGGGGTTATCACTAAACGTGCAGTGTTCCCGAGATATTCATAACCATACTTCAATTGTGAGTTGATCATTCGTGTGACTAAATCTGGACCTTCCATATAGTAGCGCAGCTGTGCTAGCCAATTGAAATCATCTGATTTGGTTGTTTTGATGTCAATCAGATCCGCCAAAACATCTCGACCGTGAACGTCCAAAACAATTAACGCACCTAATGTGATACGATTTTGCATGGCAAGTTTTCCTCGGACAAGATCGACGATGTGAGAAATTTGttctttacatttttctttataaACTATCAATGCTGCCAAGGGATCTTCACTATCGAAACATTTGGTGATTTCAAGGGTCCAGTAAGCACAAGATATACTCTGAATACTCTGACCCGGCCATACAAGAACCCACTCATGGCGTACAGACGTCGGGTATGATTCGTAGGACTGGTCGATCTTAAGGCGGACACTTTTCTTCATGGCAGTCTCCAGCTCCAGTAACCACTTTTCCACCTGACCCTTTGCCTTGGCCGTCGATATTTCATCCGTCAGCTCAACCTCTTCCCCTTCACTAGATCGCATCATAGTGATGTCAAGCGATTCGGTGAAGTGCAGCGTGGCGATGCCCTCGAAGCACTTCTTCAGATGTGGTTGCACACGGGTAGGATCCTTCGTTTCCGATAAGATTTCCAGCAGTTCATCGTTCGACAGGAAAAAGAACCGTGGGAAGTAGAGACGCTTCTTCTCTAGGTAATCGTTGAGACCCTTCTGAATGACCTCCAGAAGGCTGTACGACTTCTTGAGTTTCTCAGACATTTTGTCTATTTCGAGGACCACTAGGACACGCGTATCGTTGTGCACCGTCTTCATCAGATCCTTCCATATCTTGTCGACCGCACTGAAGCGACGACCTTCTTCGGGCATCTGCGACTGGATGTCAGGACTACTGAAAATAGGCTCCAGATACATCCATGTCGCCTGTACCTTCAGCCAGTCATCCAGGATATCTTGCAATAGCATGAGCTTCTTCTCCCAAGCCCTTTCGGAGGAATAAGGTAGAAGTTAGTTAGTGATCGAATAGTGTTAAAGATAAAGTTGATCCATAAATGATGTAGCACGATTTGGATTGTAAAAAACGTGTACCTAACTATAGTCTTACTCAAAAATGATTACATTcaatactgaaaaaaatgactttttgcaaAATAGTATTGCGCATGAGTCCAAAAATGCTAGTTTATTTATGGATTGCTAGAATCGAAGTCGATCAGAAAAAGCCCAGAGTGCGTACTTACAAGATGTCAGCCTCGAAAGGTTTGATATACAATGAACTTTTCATCGTTTGAGTTTTGATAATGTGATCGTCTAGCAGTACTTGGATGTCATCAATAGCGGAAAGAATATACGTGCCGGTATCTCGATAGGGCAGTGCAATGAAGGCCATATCGCTCCACTCGCTAACCATTCTGATCATCGCTTTCTCCAAATTATTCTCCTTAGTCGCACTCTCGGAGATTGTCTCGAACCGGGAAATGTAATCATCCAAGCCATAGTCTATCACCTTTTCGAGCGTTAGATCTGGAGCAATTTTTATGGGGAAACCAATGATCTCGGAGACTTGCTCCCAATGGCGTTCTTTCATGCCCGGATTACCGAGAGTTTGTACAATCGGCATGTTAGTTTTAAATTGATCTAAACGGTTTTTGATCTATGAATAGAATAATTAAAGAACCACAAAAAATATGAGCCAATCACAAAAATAGCTTACATCGTGTGCCAATCGCGCCGGCTGATATGCGTCAGCAAATTTCTTTTCTAGCTTGTATACCGTGCGATAAAGGCCGCCGACCGTATCTTCCACCTCTTCGGGGTCGTGAGATCCCACCTGGGAGTGCATCCACAGATCGTACTTATCCATGAACTCTTGTCCAGCATCATACAGCTTTTTGTAAGGACTAAGCTTATCATGGCACTGTTTCCTCAACGGATATTGCGATAGTTCCCAACCATAAGCGATCTCTTCCTCGTTTATATGGTCGATCTTTTCCAGTGCAGCTGACAGCTTATTGTCCAAACCTGTTGCTTTTCTCTTGTATCTCTGCAGATGCTTGATATCACCCCATGAATCGTATTCCTGTAGCTGTCCCCAGTATAATTCCAGGTCCCGCCTAAAACTCTCTATTCTTCGTTTCAACGAATCTTGATATTCGACAGTTTTCTCACtgataatatttttatgatcTTGGAAGACTTGGGGCATCTTCATGTACCATTGGAATGTGTTATTGTTCTGTTTAATTTCCAACGGAGTGAAAATAGTATGGTCTGTTAGGTACAGCAAATGACCAAGGTTGATTTTGAGGCGCTGTTCCATATCGGGAATGGTAGTTTCTTCCATTTTGATAGCGTAGTCTTTTAGAGACATGAGTTCAGCGGTATCTTTGGGAACGGTGAGAACCTTCCCAGCGATGGATTCGTATTCATTTGCAAGCTTGAAAGCGGAATTTTGCTGATCAGCTATCATTTTGGCTATCAGCTCTTGCTGCATAAACTTGGCCAAGCCTTCCAACGTATCGATTAGACCCTCTCGGTGGAATTCATAGAGACCCATGGAGATTACTCCCCAGATTTCTCTCGTCACATTATTCTGCATCTCTTTGTAGTGTGCGATGTATTTGCAGTAGTCTTCGAAGCATGGTCGTTTCTCCATAAACCGCTCGATTTCGTCGATGTCGCTGCCATTCATCAGCGACATGTAGTTGTCAAAGTCTTGCATTCGTAGCTCGGGACCAATACGCTGCTCTTCCAAGACATCGCAAATACGAGCCTTACATTGATTGATAATATCGGCAGATATATCAGGCTAGAAGTGAAAGTCACTTTAAGTATGCGTTGAATCATCGTGCAATAAACTGGGTTTACATGGACTTTACAACTGAACCCGACGAGGAGAGAAGCtataatttttattctaattcatCATCCTTGAAACGCACCGAATAGAGAGCAAATGCAATAAACtacgaatagttttttttctgccgtttcaaaaatgaaaaattcaggaATTCGCGGGCCTATCTGAGTTTAtatttacatacatacaaaaataCATTCCATTAAATAACATAAGAATCACAAACATTTTGAACTGAATGTCCTCAACAAAGCCTTACACCGAATCTATCTATTAAAATTGCATGCaagctgaatttaaaaaaaaacctctctcTCCTTATTGAGCGTCATTTTGTGTTGTTGGTCAAATCCCGAAGAACGGATATCTACGATTTGCAAGCgcttttttacatatttcgtTCAAGCGATGTGATCAACGGGAAAAAGTACCCTTTGCAAACCCGGCCTCGTATCCGCGCAACGATGCATCGCAATGTAGCTATTTCTGGTcaggtttaaaaatttgaacgacATTTTAGGATATGTAATTTGCTGCTGCAGCCAAATCGCTTCGTAAACTGAAAGCTAGACACATGCTCTATGTGGACGGAACAAACTcgtgcaattttttgaaaagctgtTAAATCTGCGTCAAGCCAACTGGTCAAATTAAAGCTCCAAATTATAATCTaaaacaggggtgagcaaccttttgaaccaacgggccaatttaaatttgaaaacttgtcggcgggccgcacttaatttttttatgataaatatcagaacttcacatcatttttcataactacaaatttttggcgaaaacaaatctaaaaagaaaagataaaacgaattcacgtgttCAAAAACAGTAATTCAACACGGCTTTTTAAATACCCGTTATTAAAAGGTACCTCgcta
It includes:
- the LOC129741067 gene encoding dynein axonemal heavy chain 7 isoform X1: MNPNPKARRLSSQATSRCPADISMPSSTRGSLLSKRKPTTSSGTRMPALAGVRSRDEPNRSTLGDFSTSRLLSGIKPKANPEYNRKRIWQELNMPTDCDFLDSNVFSLPDKLLKHGPKMRPSPLTRPKPVHKKKIRSYTALRKDREDFRKRLIKLIVRKDYEKDDPENTFPNVEERELLRYHHYIRSGIDTVHVAPIDKRVLQRILKLLPKNLSKYKAALRTIFDEIKDDYSLAVKKAVVDFVLGDAMTKFMKKEEVTPARLEIKDLRLKWKHRYDENRAKLKRNLFSINACSIQVLELWDNDFKTLALVNVEKLMERGQAYDLTEFTSTVNQQIEEAKLLLDESWYGCIKIIFNKGVRKKLIPDAATKPKLLQKFFNSMATLMTRQLQNLCNKSIVAYTDYICDVGKSNQGFRLTILLENQDTLSFIPSFSRFQIELVKIIDNIVKAVKSFKRIERQLLPSFPCVDAMLKPDISADIINQCKARICDVLEEQRIGPELRMQDFDNYMSLMNGSDIDEIERFMEKRPCFEDYCKYIAHYKEMQNNVTREIWGVISMGLYEFHREGLIDTLEGLAKFMQQELIAKMIADQQNSAFKLANEYESIAGKVLTVPKDTAELMSLKDYAIKMEETTIPDMEQRLKINLGHLLYLTDHTIFTPLEIKQNNNTFQWYMKMPQVFQDHKNIISEKTVEYQDSLKRRIESFRRDLELYWGQLQEYDSWGDIKHLQRYKRKATGLDNKLSAALEKIDHINEEEIAYGWELSQYPLRKQCHDKLSPYKKLYDAGQEFMDKYDLWMHSQVGSHDPEEVEDTVGGLYRTVYKLEKKFADAYQPARLAHDIKNRLDQFKTNMPIVQTLGNPGMKERHWEQVSEIIGFPIKIAPDLTLEKVIDYGLDDYISRFETISESATKENNLEKAMIRMVSEWSDMAFIALPYRDTGTYILSAIDDIQVLLDDHIIKTQTMKSSLYIKPFEADILAWEKKLMLLQDILDDWLKVQATWMYLEPIFSSPDIQSQMPEEGRRFSAVDKIWKDLMKTVHNDTRVLVVLEIDKMSEKLKKSYSLLEVIQKGLNDYLEKKRLYFPRFFFLSNDELLEILSETKDPTRVQPHLKKCFEGIATLHFTESLDITMMRSSEGEEVELTDEISTAKAKGQVEKWLLELETAMKKSVRLKIDQSYESYPTSVRHEWVLVWPGQSIQSISCAYWTLEITKCFDSEDPLAALIVYKEKCKEQISHIVDLVRGKLAMQNRITLGALIVLDVHGRDVLADLIDIKTTKSDDFNWLAQLRYYMEGPDLVTRMINSQLKYGYEYLGNTARLVITPLTDRCYRTLFGALHLHLGGAPEGPAGTGKTETTKDLAKAVAKQCVVFNCSDGLDYIALGKFFKGLASCGAWSCFDEFNRIDLEVLSVVAQQILTIQRAINSGSNTLIFEGTLLNLDPTCAVFITMNPGYAGRSELPDNLKALFRSVAMMVPDYALISEIELYSYGFLNAKPLAVKIVATYRLCSEQLSSQPHYDYGMRAVKSVLKAAGALKLRYPDELEDILILRSIKDVNLAKFLEQDVPLFQGIISDLFPGIKLPEPDYVVFDLAVQKACTHNNLQCTPAFLEKVQQLYEMIVVRHGLMLVGPPFGGKTSAYRMLAEALLYIEEQGEMDEHRAIFTIMNPKAITMGQLYGQFDAVSHEWSDGILAVSYRQFAVSTTLDRKWLIFDGPVDAIWIENMNTVLDDNKKLCLMSGEIIQLANTTNLIFEVMDLDAASPATVSRCGMIYLEPTSLGWEPLLESWKNTLPESLHSVNKQGITQMFMRFCPILLWFVRKGGLREMMPTSDSNLVKSLMNLFDCFLDDYSNEAYMKTVSEVDVRAQLEGVFFFSCIWAIGGPLETESREKFSELFRALTEKNFPEELNDKFHIPQNLHVPPLTKPFIFQIPRGGTVFDYQYTREGKGKWRPWAEEIAHSASIPRDVPVNQIIVPTVETIRITHLLELLVQHRKGVLLVGPTGTGKSVYTIDFLLKRNDTNIYKPLLISFSAQTSANQVQDIIMSKLDKRRKGVFGPPLGKKCVVFIDDVSMPQKETYGAQPPIEIVRMFLDHAMWYDRKEVVPMKLVDLQVMCAMGPPSTGNTVTPRFSRHFLSIALDEFDDDTLTGIFSKIVLWHLDTRGFSKEFDPCIDEIVLSTLQIYREARKVLLPTPAKCHYLFNLRDFSRVIQGVLLSVPEGTETLNCIRRLWAHEILRVYGDRLVDDEDREWLFQELCTVIDKYMHEDPKNLFDTYTVGGQLKEHHLRALMFCDFTNPKADTKLYLEVLEMEELGFVVESYLVEFNNMSKKPMTLVLFRFAIEHLSRISRIIKQPRSHALLIGMGGSGRQSLARIASHICSHELFQVEISRQYGMNEWREDMKNLLKKVASSDQHISFLFTDTQIKEETFLEDVNNLLNSGEIPNLFNNEEKAEIVEKMRQIDRQKEKSQQTDGSPVALFNMFVTIVRDQLHIILSMSPIGNAFRNRVRKFPSIVNCCTIDWFQPWPKDALVAVATKFLSTVEMPEHERNACIDMCMEFHTSTQTLSEEFMIRLNRHNYVTPTSYLELIHTFKSLLDKKRTEVLTGKNRYLTGLKQLEIAAQQVGVMQEQLEAVQPQLKIAAETVAQQMAKVQADSEVAAVQREQVKKDEAIAQEQAAAANEIREVCDAKLELAMPILRSAEEALNTLTPADITIVKTMKSPPIGVRIVMEGICILKDIKPDRVAAQSGMGMVEDYWGPSKKVLGDMKFLDGLLNFEKDDIPPRVIQKLEERILTNESFDPEKVKVASTACEGLCKWILAIVKYDVVAKEIAPKKAALREADGKYNDAMAILNAKLEQLAIVENNLAELQRKLDEQIQQHAKLQANVDLCMKKLERATEIITGLGGEKDRWEKAAENLGTVYDNLTGDVLVASGVVAYLGPFTTQFRSQQIKKWIVSCRAKKIVCSMDFQLATVLGNPVDIRAWNIFGLPSDPFSVESGIIIHNARRWPLMIDPQGQANKWVRNMEKANKICIIRFSQSDYTRVLENAIQFGLPVLLENVGEEIEPLLEPVLLRQIFRQGGTMCIKLGDSIIEYNDTFKFYITTKLRNPHYLPEIAVKVTLLNFMITETGLQDQLLSITVARERPDLEAEKNALILQGAENKRQLQEIEDKILEVLSSEGNILEDETAVSVLSSSKTLANEINEKQLVAEVTEHQIDIARMQYTSIAAHSTILFFTIADLAYIDPMYQYSLIWFVMLFTAAIDNTEKVDDVPTRLQDLRTYFTYSLYENICRSLFEKDKILFSFLLTTNLQYEENKLDRTEFMFLLTGGVGLENPDKNPADWLSSPSWDELCRLSAFETYAGLKEHVVGHLTAWKAFFDDDVPQAAEIPEPFKSRLSVFQKLLVLRCFRPDKLVPAIELYVESIMTRKYVEPPPFNLSASYDESNCCVPLIFVLTPGADPTATLIRFADTQGLGANRLYSLSLGQGQGPIAAKMIDEGTKFGNWVLLQNCHLAQSWMPTLERICESIQPDTTHPDFRLWLTSYPTEHFPVVVLQNGIKITNEPPKGLRMNILRSYLGDPVSNVEWFEACKQSKNFKVLLYSLCFFHGIVQERRQFGPIGWNIPYEFNETDLSISMTQLRMFLDEYEEVPFVALRYLIGECNYGGRVTDDWDRRCLITILKRFYTSNVIEDEGYILDEQGLYRIPDLKEHEEFLAHIRGLPIIAKPGVFGLHENADIMKDQKETDLLLTSTLKTQDRTDLFEMKLLLDHQTTATGSFRETPAEIIVRVSSDVLKRLPAEFDRDAALNKYPTLYHQSMNTVLVQEMVRFNRLLATIRSSLQTASKAMRGLVAMSSDIEEVVASMLVGRIPALWAKRSYPSLKPLGSYIADFISRLNFLQKWYDEGPPTDFWISGFFFTQAFMTGAQQNFARKYVIPIDLLVFDNVALQQSEFTEPPEDGVYVYGLFLEGARWDRTLGHLQEAFPRVLYDTMPHIWMQPVKKDDLIPRHTYSCPVYKTAERRGILSTTGHSTNFVISLFLDCSPRVHPDHWIRRGTALLCQLSH